The Rhopalosiphum maidis isolate BTI-1 chromosome 2, ASM367621v3, whole genome shotgun sequence genome segment TCTCGAAATAGTCGAAATAAAGCAGTGCACACTGTTCActctaggtatataataaatatataatcaccaATCACCATAGTTAACTCGTGGTATATCTAAACGGGATAGTTGTATTGAGATAATGATGGTAAATAGACTGGTATATACATAGATCTTATACCGTAACCACTTTTAATAACCTTGAACCGGCTGGcgcataaacataaaatattgtctatgGGCTGGCGAATTGCAACGTACGCAGGTAAAAGCAAGTTAAAAAAACAGGCATGTTAAAAGCGCTAACACGTAGCCCGTGGCCATCAGAACTAtaggaaaaaaacaataaaaaaatacaaattttattttgtccatatatgtaaaatatatatatatattatatataaatatagtggtatacataatattatgtactttgtCAGTGATAGTTACTAaaaatttgtgtaaaatattttttttttctataagttTTTGATCTGGCCCGTATATGATTACATGTAGTACTCTTTTCAACGTTTTTGGCCCAGTTGatacttattacatattatatgcttgCCACTCGATACTTTGCCAGTTGTCGTAAACGTAAACCAcagtatgattaaaaatttgatctaTAGACAAGCGACTTGATTGTTTTGGTCCTTCCGCTGTGTTATGTTTTAAACACAaagatttaaagttaattacaCGCTGTttgtttgaactttaaatgcttttaaaaacaaaatatgattacatttttagatatttattaacgaTGACTAATACcagataaacaaaaaaacaactgTCAACAACacataactaaaaaatcattaaatttatggtTCGGTATCTAAAGTGGTATGAGCGATGAACATATTTGGTGAATGACCCTCTGACATcagttgtaatatataatattgacaatattatacataatactttggtatataatattgttaggaAAAACAGAAATAAGTGTCCATCTGATATTCTaatgaaataacaatattttacataaaattttgTCTAACTACTAATTATCATGATCgataacatacatattataatgttcagataattgtttataaacgaattttatcaatttcaaaaatagttataaatttaaattaaaaaataaaatttgtattaagccTGGTTTGTAACAGCCCGAAAAGTAATTGAATGCAATCCAACAGAGTTCCTTATCACTTAGtatcaaaaatacttttttgtgATAGTACGGTCCTCAGATATATCTTTAGTCCGTGGCAAGgctgatataatatagacaatacaattaatagtttagaatttttagattataatttctttgtgtttataatatttttgatattaggGATTTGGATTTATAGTTGCATAGTGTAATCACAAACAATTAACAGAGATGGAAAGGATTCCTGATCAAATGGGTTATTTAATCATGACGATGGATGGGGCTGTGATTTCTGTGAGTAAAAATACaagaaatatgtttaaaaaattaataacgatcTATCCTTGATGTATACACAACTCATTTATCGATCTGTTCAGTCTGGTGGTGATTTAgagaataatgaaaaaattgcgGACATcatatcaaaaacaattagCACAAGTAAAAGTTTATACGTGCCTGATGAACAATTCCAAAACATGTCAAGTATgtcgaattaaaatttaaatagtttttaaatttcatgttttgataattttatttatttatagttttatatcaacattatcattattccgTTTGTGTGTCAAATAAGAAAATCCATGTTTCCAAAATTAGACACGATCCTAATACATTAGAAAACGATGAAGTCAGAGGGATTACAGAAGGTTCTTGATCAGCTAaactaataagtttttatattttagagtgTAAGATAAATATGTctaggttatattataactgtaataacattttgttatataacattaataatatttcaaatgtattaaattaatatttatagattggttaataattttaatactttttatcagATAGGGTTAATCATTAGTGATGCTTTAAgccttaaatttttttttatatatttcatcaaactacccaaatataatatgaagttttgtttattatttcatgactaatactaaattgagaactacaaattttaaatgaattcaaaaataaatataaaataaattaaaatattgaatttattttaaatgacatcaattaattttacaaatattatgtatataaataatagaaa includes the following:
- the LOC113554481 gene encoding ragulator complex protein LAMTOR4 homolog, whose product is MERIPDQMGYLIMTMDGAVISSGGDLENNEKIADIISKTISTSKSLYVPDEQFQNMSILYQHYHYSVCVSNKKIHVSKIRHDPNTLENDEVRGITEGS